From Alcaligenes faecalis, the proteins below share one genomic window:
- a CDS encoding M48 family metallopeptidase produces the protein MTFRMGALAAMLAVAGLTAGCQTMDVGGMVGAGSKAVQAFNLSDQEVIALSDQSCKQMDAENKVASANSKYNKRLQRVVKPLTKQLNGQTPNFKVYQTQEVNAWAMANGCIRVYAGLMDKMNDDELRGVIGHEMGHVELGHSKKAMQTAYGLSAARDAAAATGNGVVAQLNSSQLGELSEAFLNAQFSQSQESDADDYSFELLTERKLKTQGLVSAFEKLAALDGGESSVMSSHPGSKERAQRMQQRIDAAK, from the coding sequence ATGACTTTTCGTATGGGTGCATTGGCCGCTATGCTGGCCGTCGCTGGCCTGACGGCAGGCTGCCAGACAATGGATGTGGGTGGCATGGTGGGTGCGGGCAGCAAGGCTGTCCAGGCGTTCAATTTGTCCGATCAGGAAGTGATTGCCCTGTCTGATCAATCTTGCAAGCAGATGGACGCTGAAAACAAAGTGGCCAGCGCCAACAGCAAGTACAACAAGCGCCTGCAACGTGTCGTTAAACCTTTGACGAAACAGTTGAACGGTCAAACACCAAACTTCAAGGTTTACCAGACTCAGGAAGTGAACGCCTGGGCCATGGCCAACGGTTGTATCCGTGTTTACGCCGGTCTGATGGACAAGATGAACGACGACGAACTGCGCGGCGTGATCGGTCACGAAATGGGCCACGTTGAACTGGGCCACAGCAAGAAAGCCATGCAAACCGCCTACGGTCTGTCCGCTGCCCGTGACGCGGCTGCCGCTACCGGTAACGGCGTGGTTGCTCAACTGAACTCCAGCCAATTGGGCGAGCTGTCCGAAGCCTTCCTGAACGCTCAGTTCTCGCAGTCGCAAGAGTCCGACGCTGACGATTATTCCTTTGAACTGCTGACCGAGCGCAAACTCAAGACCCAAGGTCTGGTCTCTGCCTTTGAAAAACTGGCTGCCCTGGATGGTGGTGAAAGCAGCGTGATGAGCTCGCACCCCGGCTCCAAGGAACGCGCCCAGCGCATGCAACAGCGCATCGACGCGGCCAAATAA
- a CDS encoding GNAT family N-acetyltransferase, whose amino-acid sequence MSQPSKPEQVEQIHGSSLPMALLLEADPSIRLIEGYRDTPHAWCIKDQGEIVAAAILQRRNARDWELMNIAVQPSHQGHGLGATLLSAVIDYVRQQGGQTLYVATGTIGYPIFFYQRAGFRVVAVESDYFLHHYDEALFEDGLQHKDRLILSLALN is encoded by the coding sequence ATGAGCCAGCCCAGCAAGCCAGAACAAGTGGAGCAGATCCATGGCTCCAGCCTGCCCATGGCTTTGCTTCTGGAAGCAGACCCCAGCATTCGTCTGATTGAAGGCTACCGGGACACGCCTCACGCCTGGTGCATCAAGGATCAGGGTGAAATTGTGGCAGCGGCTATTTTGCAGCGCAGAAATGCTCGGGATTGGGAGCTGATGAACATTGCCGTTCAGCCCTCCCATCAAGGTCATGGGCTGGGTGCCACGCTGCTGTCTGCCGTGATTGATTATGTGCGCCAGCAAGGCGGGCAGACCTTGTACGTTGCTACCGGCACCATTGGCTACCCAATTTTTTTCTATCAACGCGCCGGCTTTCGGGTGGTCGCTGTTGAATCGGATTATTTCCTGCACCATTACGACGAGGCCCTGTTTGAGGACGGTTTGCAGCACAAGGACCGTCTGATTCTAAGCCTTGCCCTGAACTAA
- a CDS encoding DedA family protein, which yields MLSTLSNFAEQATALISAHPQWVAPAVFALCLVESLPFLALIIPGTAILLSVGALVGAGEMDLLPVWLAVTLGAGIGNAISFFLGQRYGGNLFHFEWARKRLHLYAKAQAFFARWGWFSIVACRFVGPLRSTVPLIAGTCAMSPLSFHISSWASAALWASVLLLPGWFSFQP from the coding sequence ATGCTGAGCACTTTAAGCAATTTTGCAGAACAAGCCACGGCGCTGATCAGCGCGCATCCTCAATGGGTCGCTCCCGCCGTGTTTGCGCTGTGCCTGGTTGAATCCCTGCCCTTTTTAGCCCTCATCATTCCCGGCACCGCCATCCTGCTGTCCGTTGGGGCCCTGGTGGGCGCCGGCGAAATGGATTTATTGCCTGTCTGGCTGGCCGTCACCTTGGGTGCTGGCATTGGCAATGCCATTTCCTTTTTTCTGGGCCAGCGCTACGGGGGCAACCTGTTCCACTTTGAGTGGGCGCGCAAGCGTTTGCACCTGTATGCGAAAGCACAGGCGTTTTTTGCGCGTTGGGGATGGTTTAGTATTGTGGCCTGTCGTTTTGTGGGGCCTTTGCGCTCGACAGTCCCCTTGATTGCCGGCACCTGTGCCATGTCGCCCCTCAGCTTTCATATATCATCCTGGGCTTCGGCCGCCTTATGGGCCAGCGTTCTGCTGCTTCCCGGCTGGTTCAGTTTTCAACCCTGA
- a CDS encoding YchJ family protein, with protein MKKSSSSKNSCPCGSSNTYEACCGPWHQGPHYLQAPDAATLMRSRYSAFVRDDLDYLLATWHSSTRPHSLEPNPQGLQWLGLDLRRHERVSDTEAIVEFVARNRLNGRANRLHEVSRFVLEQGQWFYVDGDFS; from the coding sequence TTGAAAAAGTCTTCCTCTTCAAAAAACTCCTGCCCCTGCGGCAGTTCCAATACCTACGAAGCCTGTTGTGGCCCTTGGCACCAAGGCCCTCACTACTTGCAAGCCCCCGATGCCGCCACCTTGATGCGTTCACGTTACAGTGCTTTTGTACGGGACGATCTGGACTACCTGCTGGCCACTTGGCATAGCTCCACTCGCCCCCATTCACTGGAACCTAATCCGCAGGGTTTGCAATGGCTGGGCCTGGACCTGCGGCGTCATGAGCGTGTTTCCGACACGGAAGCCATTGTGGAGTTTGTGGCTCGCAACCGCTTGAATGGCCGGGCAAATCGTCTGCATGAAGTCAGCCGTTTTGTCCTTGAGCAAGGCCAATGGTTTTATGTGGACGGGGATTTTTCATGA
- a CDS encoding ISL3 family transposase: protein MSPIDSILGIPGLVVQAVKRTKDIHVWARPRKRPACLHCAGNQVRIKATHQRTLKHTRQGNKLVVLHLRVPKYHCTDCNRYFRHRFAGILPRLRSTETYRLEVFEAHEGGVSQRKLTHTHRVGSATVERWYQSFIKRRVSELSGRSCPQVLGIDEHFFTRKRGYATTLVDLKNHKVFDVVLGRSEASLRSYLKRLPGKENVRVIVMDLSETYRRIAQQYFPNAIIVADRFHVVRLVNQHFLKLWQQYDPQGRKNRGLLSLMRRHHWKLTAMQKENLHQYLAQEPVLRALYFAKQQLNGFLVMKSLKRKRAQKMMPQFLALIEQFEQSPARALAATLKSWLEPIVRMWRFTKSNGITEGFHTKMEMLSRRAYGFRNFENYRMRVLAQCGWSGVINRV from the coding sequence ATGTCCCCAATCGATTCTATCCTAGGGATCCCTGGGCTGGTGGTCCAGGCTGTCAAACGAACAAAGGATATTCATGTATGGGCGCGGCCGCGTAAGCGGCCCGCCTGCTTGCATTGCGCAGGCAACCAAGTGCGCATCAAGGCGACTCATCAACGCACGCTCAAGCACACGCGACAGGGCAATAAGCTGGTCGTGCTGCACCTGCGCGTTCCCAAGTACCACTGCACCGACTGCAACCGGTATTTTCGCCACCGTTTCGCCGGGATTCTGCCCCGGCTACGTTCGACCGAGACGTATCGGTTGGAGGTCTTTGAGGCCCACGAGGGTGGCGTGAGTCAGCGCAAGCTGACCCATACGCACCGCGTCGGTAGTGCGACGGTGGAGCGCTGGTATCAGTCGTTCATCAAGCGACGCGTGTCGGAGCTCTCTGGGCGCAGCTGCCCGCAGGTGCTTGGGATTGATGAACACTTCTTCACTCGCAAACGCGGTTACGCCACCACGCTGGTCGACCTGAAGAATCACAAAGTATTCGATGTCGTGTTGGGCCGCTCAGAGGCGAGTTTGCGCAGCTATTTGAAACGCTTGCCGGGTAAGGAGAATGTGCGGGTGATCGTGATGGATCTGTCCGAGACGTATCGCCGGATCGCTCAGCAGTACTTCCCCAATGCCATCATCGTGGCTGACCGTTTCCATGTCGTGCGCCTGGTGAACCAGCACTTCCTGAAGCTGTGGCAGCAGTATGACCCCCAGGGTCGCAAGAACCGGGGGTTGCTCAGCCTGATGCGCCGTCACCATTGGAAGCTGACCGCCATGCAGAAGGAGAATCTGCATCAGTACTTGGCTCAGGAGCCGGTGCTGCGGGCGCTGTACTTCGCCAAGCAGCAGTTAAATGGATTCTTGGTGATGAAGAGCTTGAAAAGAAAGAGGGCTCAAAAGATGATGCCCCAATTCCTGGCGTTGATTGAGCAGTTTGAGCAGAGCCCGGCCAGGGCGCTGGCCGCCACATTAAAATCATGGCTCGAACCCATCGTCAGGATGTGGCGATTCACCAAGTCCAACGGCATTACTGAAGGCTTCCACACCAAGATGGAAATGCTCTCACGCCGTGCGTATGGGTTCAGGAACTTTGAGAATTACCGCATGAGAGTCTTGGCTCAGTGCGGGTGGAGCGGTGTGATCAACCGTGTCTAG
- the nhaA gene encoding Na+/H+ antiporter NhaA, which produces MSHPSPGAPLPRAHVLTRQLQAQLQRLLHIEALGGVVLLLAAAVALIWANSSFSDSYSALWHTQVTLELGSWRFSQDLHFWVNDILMTLFFLVVGMEIRREIHDGALSDWRSAMLPICAALSAITLPALIYAAMNPDPKVLMGWAIPTATDIAFAVGVLALLGRSLPPSLRVFLLALAIIDDLVAILIIAFFYSGGLDYSAFLIAGVGIVAVLGLQKMGIGSAWAYVVPGAILWFGLLKTGAHPTLAGVVLGMMSPVRALPLPRKARHLNLELATKLEGQHDTQEIMHTLQKMQLAQREILPPVQRIPALLHPWVAFIIMPVFALANAGVSLNGLDLNAAGAQSALFGVAIALIVGKPLGVLLGTWLPVRLGLCTLPAGMDWAGVTLIGLLAGIGFTMSIFVANLAFAEPVLLDAAKLGVLCGSLASAVLGLAWGLMVRRRYQQSASQAAYSQA; this is translated from the coding sequence ATGTCCCACCCTTCCCCCGGTGCGCCCTTGCCGCGTGCCCATGTTCTGACCCGCCAGCTTCAAGCTCAATTGCAGCGCCTTTTGCATATCGAAGCCTTGGGCGGGGTCGTTTTGCTGCTGGCTGCAGCCGTGGCCCTGATCTGGGCCAACTCTTCGTTTTCTGATAGCTACTCAGCCCTCTGGCATACCCAGGTCACCCTGGAGCTGGGCTCCTGGCGTTTCTCGCAAGATCTGCATTTTTGGGTCAACGACATTTTGATGACCCTGTTTTTCCTGGTTGTCGGCATGGAGATTCGCCGCGAGATTCACGATGGCGCCCTGTCCGACTGGCGCTCGGCCATGCTGCCTATCTGTGCAGCGCTGTCCGCCATTACCTTGCCTGCACTGATCTACGCGGCCATGAACCCAGACCCGAAAGTGCTGATGGGTTGGGCCATTCCTACCGCCACCGATATTGCCTTTGCCGTCGGCGTACTGGCTTTGCTGGGCCGCTCACTGCCTCCCAGCTTACGGGTATTCTTGCTGGCGCTGGCCATTATTGACGACCTGGTCGCCATCCTGATCATCGCCTTCTTTTACTCCGGCGGTCTGGACTACAGCGCTTTCCTGATTGCAGGTGTTGGGATTGTGGCGGTTCTGGGCCTGCAAAAAATGGGCATTGGCTCGGCCTGGGCCTATGTCGTTCCCGGCGCGATCTTGTGGTTTGGCCTGCTGAAAACAGGTGCCCACCCCACCCTGGCCGGTGTGGTCCTGGGCATGATGAGTCCTGTGCGCGCCCTGCCTCTGCCGCGCAAGGCCCGTCACCTGAATCTGGAACTGGCGACCAAGCTGGAAGGTCAGCACGACACCCAGGAAATCATGCACACCTTGCAGAAGATGCAGCTGGCCCAACGTGAAATCCTGCCGCCGGTTCAGCGTATTCCTGCACTGTTGCATCCTTGGGTGGCGTTCATCATCATGCCGGTGTTTGCCCTGGCCAATGCCGGGGTCAGCCTCAATGGCCTGGACCTGAATGCTGCTGGCGCACAAAGCGCACTGTTTGGCGTGGCCATTGCCCTGATTGTGGGCAAGCCCTTGGGCGTCCTGCTGGGCACCTGGTTGCCCGTGCGCCTGGGTCTGTGCACCCTGCCTGCCGGCATGGACTGGGCAGGCGTCACCCTGATTGGTTTGCTGGCCGGTATCGGCTTTACCATGTCCATCTTTGTGGCCAACCTGGCCTTTGCCGAGCCGGTTCTGCTGGACGCGGCCAAGCTGGGCGTTCTGTGCGGCTCGTTGGCGTCCGCGGTACTGGGCCTGGCATGGGGTCTGATGGTGCGTCGTCGCTATCAGCAGTCTGCCAGCCAGGCAGCGTATAGCCAGGCATAA
- a CDS encoding MFS transporter, whose product MACASAVVCVLATTLITKLVPASLRGRAIGLIFMGISGSLVLGVPIGMMLGQWSGWRSVFSMLAAVATVVLLLSWRYIPTSEPDTKMQLSYRRHLANRRLLAAQGVSVLMIAGHFALFAYLLPYLLDVEALTPEGSAYAFGIMGLAGVLGGYAGGRLADRLPAALALKLVPTLYLGALLSLPFLLNHLLWLGSLMLLLWCCISWMISPVVQSFLIRTDSESSQAGISLNFSAMHIGVGLGTAFGGFVLNRFSVASLPVAAAFLAALSVLLAFIAARPSR is encoded by the coding sequence ATGGCGTGCGCCAGTGCCGTGGTCTGTGTACTTGCCACTACCCTCATCACAAAACTGGTTCCCGCTTCGTTGCGAGGCCGTGCCATCGGCCTTATTTTTATGGGAATCAGCGGCTCACTCGTACTGGGGGTGCCAATAGGCATGATGCTGGGCCAATGGAGCGGCTGGCGCAGCGTATTTAGCATGCTGGCCGCTGTCGCAACTGTGGTTCTGCTGCTGTCCTGGCGCTATATCCCGACAAGCGAACCAGACACAAAGATGCAACTTTCATACCGTCGGCATTTGGCCAATAGGCGTTTGCTGGCCGCCCAAGGCGTATCTGTATTAATGATCGCGGGCCACTTTGCACTATTTGCGTACCTGCTGCCTTATTTACTGGATGTTGAAGCGCTAACGCCAGAAGGATCCGCCTACGCCTTCGGCATAATGGGCCTGGCGGGTGTCCTGGGGGGCTATGCAGGTGGGCGTCTAGCGGATCGTTTACCTGCAGCCCTCGCCTTGAAGCTTGTCCCGACTCTTTATCTCGGGGCCCTGCTCTCCTTGCCTTTCTTGCTGAATCATCTGCTTTGGCTGGGCAGCCTCATGTTGCTCCTCTGGTGCTGTATCAGCTGGATGATTTCTCCGGTTGTACAAAGCTTTTTGATACGTACTGACAGCGAGTCCTCCCAGGCCGGCATCAGTCTGAATTTCTCTGCCATGCATATTGGTGTAGGACTGGGAACCGCCTTTGGGGGATTCGTATTGAATCGGTTTTCTGTGGCGTCCCTGCCAGTCGCAGCGGCCTTTCTGGCAGCACTGTCCGTGCTGTTGGCCTTTATTGCTGCTCGTCCATCTCGCTGA
- a CDS encoding META and DUF4377 domain-containing protein, whose amino-acid sequence MKNTLKLTIGSLALMGLAACAAPGNNSNTTSERQMDKEISLQAYHWRLFATTGKDGQPAPAIPGAGGEQVTLNFTDTMMSVDNLCNVLGSGYTVKGSKITFTSPVSTMKMCSDPELMRNEQAVGKLLPTATDWSMAKADSSPDNPAPVLTLNFKDGSKWRLKGEPTATTRYGSEPTRVFLEVAAQREACSHPMMPNYQCLKVREIQYNDSGLKTHTGEWMYYYGDIEGYTHTPGVRNVLRINRYELKNVPADASSKADVLDMVVESEQVGN is encoded by the coding sequence ATGAAAAACACCCTCAAGTTGACGATTGGTTCACTGGCCTTAATGGGTTTGGCCGCTTGTGCGGCTCCTGGCAACAACAGCAACACAACTTCCGAGCGCCAGATGGATAAAGAAATTTCCCTGCAGGCTTATCACTGGCGTCTGTTTGCCACGACCGGCAAAGACGGCCAGCCAGCCCCCGCCATTCCAGGCGCTGGCGGCGAGCAAGTCACCCTGAATTTCACCGATACCATGATGTCGGTCGACAATCTGTGTAACGTCCTGGGGAGTGGCTACACCGTCAAGGGCTCCAAAATCACCTTCACCTCGCCTGTCAGCACCATGAAAATGTGCTCGGACCCCGAGTTGATGCGCAACGAACAAGCCGTGGGCAAACTCTTGCCTACCGCAACGGACTGGAGCATGGCCAAGGCTGATTCCTCTCCGGACAATCCAGCTCCTGTCCTGACCCTGAACTTCAAGGATGGAAGTAAATGGCGCCTGAAGGGTGAGCCTACCGCCACTACCCGTTACGGCAGCGAACCAACGCGCGTATTCCTGGAAGTGGCTGCTCAGCGCGAAGCGTGTTCGCACCCGATGATGCCCAACTACCAGTGCCTGAAAGTACGTGAAATCCAGTACAACGACTCCGGCCTCAAAACCCACACGGGCGAATGGATGTACTACTACGGTGACATCGAGGGTTACACCCACACACCAGGGGTTCGTAACGTGCTGCGTATCAACCGCTACGAGCTGAAGAACGTGCCTGCAGACGCTTCGTCCAAGGCCGATGTACTGGACATGGTGGTGGAGTCTGAGCAAGTCGGCAACTAA
- a CDS encoding ATPase AAA produces the protein MPLLEKLGPRICILGPSNSGKSTLADAIEHKLAIPAVHLDQLYHLPHTNWVPRPEADFIALHQAAIAQEQWVMEGNYTRHLAPRLERATGFIVLEVSTATSLLRYFRRTLFERNRRGALEGGKDSVKWQMIRHIAIVTPPNRHKYLSIFDASTLPKVRLGSPRELKQFYQCEGLER, from the coding sequence ATGCCCCTTCTTGAGAAACTAGGCCCTCGCATCTGCATTCTTGGCCCGTCCAATAGCGGGAAATCCACCCTGGCTGACGCTATCGAACACAAACTGGCCATCCCGGCCGTGCATCTGGATCAGCTCTACCACCTGCCCCACACTAACTGGGTTCCCCGCCCCGAAGCAGACTTTATCGCGCTGCATCAGGCCGCTATAGCACAGGAGCAATGGGTGATGGAAGGCAACTACACACGTCACTTGGCCCCACGCCTGGAGCGCGCTACCGGCTTTATCGTGCTAGAGGTCTCCACCGCTACCAGCCTGCTGCGCTACTTTCGACGCACCCTGTTTGAGCGCAACCGTCGGGGTGCCCTGGAAGGGGGTAAAGACAGCGTGAAATGGCAAATGATCCGCCACATTGCCATCGTCACTCCGCCCAACCGCCATAAGTACCTAAGCATTTTTGACGCAAGCACCTTGCCTAAAGTCAGACTAGGCAGCCCCCGCGAACTGAAGCAGTTTTATCAGTGTGAAGGCTTGGAACGATGA
- a CDS encoding YgiW/YdeI family stress tolerance OB fold protein, with protein MSSYLKLRSAVALALSSAVLSFPAHAQYTGPSEIAQITVAEILKNPVDDQDVRIQGHLLRQTAHDKFLFSDGTGEIVAEIKAKHFAGQTLDEKTKVELIGEVDTSLKRAPEIEVDFLKIVE; from the coding sequence ATGTCCAGTTACCTCAAGTTGCGCTCGGCCGTGGCGCTGGCTTTGTCTTCGGCTGTATTGTCGTTTCCCGCCCATGCCCAATATACGGGGCCTTCAGAGATTGCTCAGATCACAGTCGCGGAGATTTTAAAGAACCCGGTCGATGATCAGGATGTACGGATTCAGGGACATCTTCTGCGTCAAACCGCGCACGACAAGTTTTTGTTTTCTGATGGCACCGGCGAGATCGTGGCGGAGATCAAAGCCAAGCATTTTGCGGGTCAGACTTTGGATGAGAAAACCAAGGTGGAGCTGATTGGCGAGGTGGATACCAGTCTTAAACGGGCCCCCGAAATCGAGGTGGACTTCCTGAAGATTGTGGAGTGA
- the dtd gene encoding D-aminoacyl-tRNA deacylase: protein MIALIQRVRQAQVDIDKQTVAKIGAGMAVLVCAEHGDTSEQASRLLDKLLALRIFSDEQGKMNLNLLQAGGQLLLVSQFTLAADTRKGNRPGFSRAAPPAISQPLFDELVSMARTRLPDTQCGVFGADMQLSLTNDGPVTIPLHIAPDTNPS from the coding sequence ATGATTGCCCTGATTCAACGCGTACGCCAGGCTCAAGTCGATATCGACAAGCAGACCGTTGCAAAAATTGGTGCTGGCATGGCCGTTCTGGTCTGTGCCGAACACGGCGATACCAGCGAGCAAGCCTCACGTTTGCTGGACAAATTATTGGCTCTGCGCATTTTCTCGGACGAGCAGGGCAAGATGAATCTGAACCTGTTGCAAGCCGGCGGCCAGCTCTTGCTGGTCAGCCAATTTACCTTGGCTGCCGACACACGCAAGGGTAACCGTCCCGGTTTTAGCCGTGCGGCGCCCCCTGCTATCAGCCAACCCTTGTTTGATGAACTGGTTTCCATGGCCCGTACCCGCCTGCCTGACACACAGTGCGGTGTGTTTGGCGCCGATATGCAATTGAGTCTGACCAACGATGGTCCAGTCACCATTCCCTTGCACATCGCTCCGGACACCAACCCAAGCTGA
- a CDS encoding DMT family transporter, which yields MTPVSLAYLHLFIAIIFEIIATSLLQRSEQFTQVVPSAFTVLFYAGAFYFLSLSLRVMPVGVAYAIWSGVGIVLISLIGWVVFKQKLDLAAMIGIGFIVVGVLIVNLFSKAVGH from the coding sequence ATGACCCCTGTCAGCCTCGCCTACCTGCATTTATTCATCGCGATTATCTTCGAGATCATCGCCACCAGCCTGCTGCAGCGCTCTGAGCAGTTCACCCAAGTAGTACCCAGTGCGTTTACCGTGCTCTTTTATGCGGGCGCGTTTTATTTCCTGTCGCTTAGCCTGCGCGTCATGCCGGTCGGGGTGGCCTATGCCATCTGGAGTGGCGTGGGTATTGTGCTGATTTCGCTGATCGGCTGGGTCGTCTTCAAGCAGAAACTGGACTTGGCCGCCATGATTGGCATTGGCTTTATTGTGGTGGGCGTGCTGATTGTGAACCTGTTTTCCAAAGCCGTCGGCCATTAA
- a CDS encoding tellurite resistance TerB family protein — protein MSLQQMLQQILQSGQSALKQGQGQLNTSGLGKKISEQAGGFGGGAVVGGVLGVLLGNKKFRKMGGSMAAYGGAAALGALAIKVYQNWQEQNAGQQAAPTPVQAVPPAPLPLAASSQADTHAMVILAALVSAAKADGHIGDAERELIDAEINKMAAPEQARHWLSQELLKPVDPQAVAQLAQTPEMAAEIYLTSVLAIDEQSYMERAYLDELARLLSLPDSLRKSLDNQVQALQQA, from the coding sequence ATGTCACTTCAGCAAATGTTGCAACAAATTCTGCAAAGCGGCCAAAGCGCACTGAAACAAGGCCAAGGTCAGTTGAACACTTCCGGCCTGGGTAAAAAAATCAGTGAACAAGCAGGCGGTTTTGGCGGCGGGGCCGTGGTAGGCGGCGTTCTGGGCGTTCTGCTGGGCAACAAGAAATTCCGCAAAATGGGAGGCTCCATGGCCGCCTATGGTGGAGCCGCTGCCCTGGGCGCCTTGGCCATCAAGGTCTACCAAAACTGGCAGGAACAAAATGCGGGCCAACAAGCGGCCCCCACTCCAGTGCAAGCCGTTCCACCCGCCCCATTGCCTTTGGCCGCCAGCAGCCAGGCCGACACTCACGCCATGGTCATCCTGGCCGCTCTGGTCTCTGCCGCCAAGGCTGATGGCCACATCGGCGATGCCGAACGTGAACTGATCGACGCCGAGATCAATAAAATGGCTGCCCCTGAACAGGCACGGCACTGGTTGTCCCAGGAGCTGCTCAAGCCTGTTGATCCACAAGCCGTCGCCCAACTGGCGCAAACACCCGAGATGGCCGCCGAAATCTACTTGACCAGCGTACTTGCCATTGACGAGCAAAGCTATATGGAACGTGCCTACCTGGATGAGCTGGCACGTTTACTATCCTTGCCAGATTCTTTGCGTAAAAGTCTGGATAATCAAGTACAGGCTTTACAGCAAGCGTAA
- a CDS encoding DMT family protein, with translation MAKILPILMLVVSNVFMTIAWYGHLKYPNSPLLKVVLISWGIALVEYCLAVPANRLGHTVYSAAQLKTMQEVITLLVFVVFSVLYLKESFTLNHLLGFTLIGAGAFFIFYGPLK, from the coding sequence ATGGCTAAGATCCTCCCCATCTTGATGTTGGTCGTCTCCAATGTGTTCATGACCATTGCCTGGTATGGGCACCTGAAGTATCCCAATAGCCCTTTGCTGAAAGTCGTGCTGATCAGCTGGGGGATCGCCCTGGTGGAGTATTGTCTGGCGGTGCCGGCCAATCGTTTGGGGCATACCGTCTACAGTGCTGCACAGTTAAAGACCATGCAGGAAGTCATTACCTTGCTGGTGTTTGTGGTGTTCTCGGTGCTGTATCTGAAAGAGAGCTTTACGCTTAACCATCTGCTTGGCTTTACGCTGATTGGGGCCGGTGCATTTTTTATATTTTATGGGCCGCTGAAATAA
- the cnbZ gene encoding 2-amino-5-chloromuconate deaminase CnbZ yields MSNAINFDKGNYRFIPTGVNRFSGGVAAQPGYEICRVVFSAPVPLKEGFDLIQAVLEAEERPLTALCACELRSPEPVSDSDFNKFNELYLETLKEWGLIKGKHNPVARSNVSPLVGAPAEPSFYAFSYTVETDIEEATFVIAGSCEVPETPDDYIESIVAYQDVSPEGLLKKAQWVLGEMERRLEVLGHEWADTTATHAYTVHNLHPFMASELANRGAISHGLGWHLARPPVKDLEYEMDCRRILNERVLTID; encoded by the coding sequence ATGAGCAATGCGATTAATTTTGACAAAGGCAACTACCGCTTCATTCCGACCGGCGTGAACCGCTTTTCGGGCGGGGTGGCCGCTCAGCCCGGTTACGAGATCTGCCGGGTCGTGTTTTCTGCCCCCGTGCCACTGAAAGAAGGCTTTGACCTGATTCAGGCCGTGCTGGAAGCGGAAGAGCGTCCGTTGACGGCTTTGTGCGCTTGCGAGCTGCGCTCCCCTGAGCCAGTCAGCGACAGCGATTTCAACAAATTCAATGAGCTGTACCTGGAAACGCTGAAAGAATGGGGCCTGATCAAAGGCAAACACAATCCGGTCGCGCGCAGCAATGTGTCGCCTTTGGTAGGCGCGCCTGCCGAGCCCAGCTTTTACGCCTTCAGCTACACGGTGGAAACCGATATTGAGGAAGCGACCTTTGTGATTGCGGGCAGCTGCGAAGTACCCGAAACGCCCGATGACTATATAGAGAGCATTGTGGCTTATCAGGACGTATCGCCTGAGGGCTTGCTGAAGAAAGCTCAGTGGGTTCTGGGTGAAATGGAGCGTCGTCTGGAAGTGCTGGGCCACGAGTGGGCTGATACCACCGCAACCCATGCCTACACCGTGCACAATCTGCACCCCTTCATGGCCAGCGAGCTGGCCAATCGTGGTGCGATCAGCCATGGCCTGGGCTGGCACCTGGCGCGTCCCCCGGTCAAGGATCTGGAATATGAAATGGATTGCCGCCGCATCCTGAACGAGCGTGTGCTGACCATTGATTAA